CCGCCTGTTCGAGCCGGGGGCTCCCGAGGAACGGATTGTGCCGTTCCCGTTTGTGGACCGGTTTGGGCAATACATCCACCGGGATTGGCGAGGAAAGGTCGCATCCGAGAAGGACTTCACCCAACAGCGCGAAGAGGAAGCGGCGGCGCTTCGCGCAGCGCCCGCGTTGCCGGGGCGCGACTCCCTGGGTGGGTGGGCCGCTGGTCCGCAGCTCGAAGCGACGGGATGGTTTCGCAGCGAGAACATCGACGGCAAATGGTGGCTGGTGACGCCGGGGGGGCGGCTGTTCTTGAGTTTCGGCATGAACTGCGTCGATGAGGGCAACGCCACTTCTTTGGACGGGCGGGACGGATGGTACGAGGAACTGCCGCGGGACGGCCGCTTCTATCTGACCAACCTTATCCGAAAATACGGAGAAGACCACCGTGCCGCGTGGCGGGAGGTCTCGTACGCGCGGCTGCGTTCCTGGGGGTTCAACACGATCGGGAATTGGAGCGACGGCGAGGTGCTCAAGAACAGCCCCATGCCATTTACCGTGAATTTTGGCGTGCAGGGCGCGTTCCCGAGGGTAGAGGGCAGCACGGGGTTCTGGTCCAAGGGGGCCGAGTTCATGGTCGAGGGGTTCGAGGAACAGGTTGACGGGATTGTCGCCAAAGCCGTCGAACCCTACAAGGACAATCCCCTCTGCATCGGCTACTTCGTAGACAATGAAATGTCGTGGGGAGGCCTGTACGAAGGGATCCTGGCGAGTCCGCCCGAACAACCGGCCCGCAAAGCTTTGCTCGAAGAGTTGAAGACCAAATATGCCTCCATCGAAGCGCTGAATGCCGCATGGGGCTGCAAGGCGGTTGACTGGGATACCTTGCGCGCGCCGAACCCGCCGAGCGAGACCGGCCGGGCCGACCTGGACTCATTCGTGCACCGGTATGCGCTCAAGTATTTCGCCGCGGTCAAGGCCGCGTTGCGGAAACACGCGCCCAACCAGCTGTACCTCGGTTGCCGGTTCAGCATGGAGCCAGCGCCGCGCTCCCTCTACGAGGCCTGCGCGAAAGAAGCCGACGTTGTGAGCGCCAACCTCTATCTTCGCGGGATCATGTGCGAAGAGTGGACCGGTGAAAACGGGCTCGGCAAGCCGGTGCTGATCGGGGAGTTCCATTTCGGGGCAGCCGACCGCAACATGCTGCATCCCGGGCTTGTGCCGGCCCCGGACCAGCAGGCTCGCGCGGAGGGCTTCAAGGAATATGTCCGCGGCGTTGTCCAGTGCCCGGCGTTCGTCGGGTGCCACTGGTTCCAGTACGTGGACCAGCCCCTCACGGGCCGGGCGGGCGACCTCGAATCCTTCAACGTGGGATTCGTCCAGGAAACCGACTATCCCTACCCCGAGATGGTCGAAGCGGCCCGAGACGTCTTCGCAGATGCATACGCGTTGCGCAAATCTCGGTAATTTCGGGGACACAATACTCAATTCACACGCCGCGCGCGCTACTTGCCATAGGTGTCTTGTGCATTCAGAGCCGGAATTGAGTATTGTGTCCCCGAAATTACAACAAGGACGCATCACATGGCGAAATTGCTGATCACGGGGGCTGCGGGGTTCATTGGTTCCACGCTGGTTGACCGCCTGTTGGCGCGGGGGGATACGGTCGTGGGGCTGGACAATTTCAACGACTATTACGACCCCGCCATCAAACGGTCAAACCTCGAGAAGGCGCTGAAACGCAAGGAGTTCTTCCTGCACGAGCTCGACGTTTGCGACGAGACGCCTTTCATGGCGCTGGTGGATGGTGAGCGCCCGGACGTCATCGTACACCTGGCGGCGCGGGCGGGGGTGCGCCCGTCGTTGCAGAACCCCAACCTCTATCACCGCGTGAACGTCATCGGATCGCAGCATGTCCTGGATGCGTGCCGCGAGTTCAAGCCGTCGCATCTGGTATTTGCGTCGAGTTCGTCGGTCTATGGGGGGTGCACGGAAGTGCCGTTCGACGAAGAGAACCCTGTTTCGCGGCCGATCAGCCCCTATGCCGCCACCAAACGCATGAACGAGCTCATGGGCCACGTGTACAGCCACACCTACGGACTGAACGTCACTATGTTGCGGTTCTTCACGGTCTATGGTCCGCGCCAGCGGCCGGACATGGCCATCCACAAGTTCACCCGGCTTATCGACGAAGGCAAGCCGGTCCCCCGCTTTGGTGACGGGTCCACTCGGCGTGATTACACCTATATCGATGATTGTATCGACGGCGTGATCAAGGCGATCGATACGCCCTTCCGCTACGAGATTTTCAATCTGGGCGAAAACCGCACTACGCGTTTGCAGGAGCTGATCGAGCTGATCGCGAAACACGTAGGCAAGGCGCCGGTCATCGATGCGCAGCCCATGCAGCCCGGCGACGTGACCATCACCTGCGCCAACATCGATAAAGCCCGCCGCATGCTCGGCTACAACCCGCAAACCGGCATGGACGAAGGCATCCGCCGGTTTGTCGCGTGGTATCGCGAGCGGAAGATGCCTACACGCCAGGGCGTGTGAGGGACGCCCCGTGACAAGAGGCACGAAAGGGGAGCAAAGGTCCGGAACGGCGCAGGGAACACGGAACTGGTCCGACGTCAGTCGCCAGGACAAGCGCCTGCTGTGGTGGGAGAGTTCCCTTCAGCTTTCCTCGCCGCTTTTTGCGGCTTTGCGCGGAGAATCCGCAACCCCGCTCCTGTGAGCTCTTGTCACTGACACTGCGCGATGGCGCGTTTGAGAGCGTCGAGGACAATCTCCGCCGCGTTGTCGACGGGTTGACTCAGCCGCGGCAGAAACAAGGTGCGTTGGGCGGCCAGTTCCGCGTTGGGAAAGTCGCCGGGCTTGTAGCCTTTGTAGCCTTCGCTCGCGCAAAGCGGGCCGCGGTTGCGCGTGAAGATGTCGAAGCCCTTCGCGAAAAGCGGCAGTTCGTGCAGATTGGGGTAGGGCGTCATGGTCGCGGTGAGGCCCTGAGCGTTGACGGCTTGCAGAAGCGCGCCCGCTGGCCTGCCACCCAGTTTTTCCGCATCGTAGATAATGGGAAATCCGTAATAGCCGCCGCGCTGGACCCCCTCGTACACGGTTATTGGCCGCAAACACGGTATGTCCTTCAATCCCTGCTCGACGGCCTCGATATACGCCTTGCGGCGGGCATTCAGGGCGTCCAGCTTTTTCATCTGCACCAGGGCGATCCCGATGCCGAGCGGATGGGCGCGGAATTTCATGCCCAGGCCCAGCGGCTGGTGTTCGGTATACCTCTCGGTGACCAGGTCGATGCCCTGGATGCGGTTTACCTGCCCGACAAGACAGGCGCGCTCGAACAGGTCCACGTCGTCGGTGGTGATGACGCCGCCTTCGCCCGCGCTCACGGCTTTCGAGCCCTGGAGGCTCCAGCATCCCGCGACGCCGACAGCCCCGCACATTTTCCCCCTATAAACGGCGCCATGAGCATGCGAGCAGTCCTCGAGGACGGGGATCCCGTGTTGTTTGCCAATGGCGAGGAGGGCGTCCATGTCGCACACGTTTCCCCATAGATGCACGGCGCAGATGCAGCGGGTCTTGTCCGTGATCTTCCGTTTGACGTCTTCGGGATCGAGCATGAGCGTTTCCGGATCGATATCGCAGAAGACGGGTTTTGCGCCCAGCAGCAGGGCCGGCGCAATGGTGCAGATCCACGTGTTGACGGGACAGATGACTTCGTCGCCGGGACCCACCCCCACGCCGAAATACGCCGAGTACAGCGCGGAAGTGCCGTTCATGACCGATACGCAGAAGCGGCTGCCGATGTGTTTCCGCCACGCTTCTTCGAACTCGCGCACGACGGGCGTGCCTCCCGACAATTCGTTTCGCCGGGTCATCTCGGCAACCATCCGTACCTCGTCGCCGCCGATCTGGGTCCACGTATCGAGTTTGGGCAGGGCTGCCCCTGCCGTCTGGACAAACGCGCGCGCCTTGAACGGATCGTAGTTCGATGATGCGTCGGGCATGGGACAGCTCCTTGCTCATTGCTCACAGCGGCAGAATGCAACATCATACCAGATGTGGCGGGCAAGGAGACACCGAGCGCGGACGTAAGCATGAAGCTTCTTGCCACAGGTTCCGCGATACATCCGTGCTCGCAGTGAAGGCGGACTCGATACTTGCCGGCGAGAGTCTTAGAATAGACGCGGAAGGAAGCCAGCGTGCTGTCCGCGTTTCGCGTTTGAGGCGCGGCGCCGGACCAGACGGGTAGCGGAAGAAAGACATGATTCTCAGGTTTGTGAGCCTTTTGGGCCTTTTCGTGATGCTGTTGCTGGCGTGGGCGTTGTCCGAACGGCGGCGGGAGGCGCCCTGGCGTCTTGTGTTGTGGGGCACCGGGCTGCAGTTCGTCATCGGGGCGGTGATGCTGCCTGCGGGGGCGAAGGGCGTTGCGTTCGCCTGGGCCGGGAAGGTGACCGACGTGCTGGCCGCGGCGTCGCTCGAAGGGGCGGGATTCGTGTTCGGCGAGCTGGCCAAGGACCCCTCTTACAACGCGCTGCTCGCGTTTCAGGCGTTGCCCGTCATCATTTTCGTGTCGGCGCTCTCGGGCGTTCTGTACCACTTCCACATCATCCAGGGGGCGGTGCGGATCGCGACATGGCTTATGCGCCGCACACTGAAGACGTCCGGCGCGGAAACCCTTGGCACGGCCTTGCTGGTCCTGATGGGCATCGAGGCCATGGCAACCATCCGCCAGTACATAAAGGATATGACGCGGTCCGAGCTGTGCACCGTCATGACCGCGTTTATGGCGACCATTGCGGGGAGCGTCATGGTGGTGTATGCCGGATTCGGCGCGGAGCCGGGCCACCTGTTGACGGCTTCCCTGATGAGCGCGCCAGCCGCCATCGTGGTCTCGAAGCTCATGGTTCCCGAGACCGAACAGCCGGCGACCGCAGGCTATGTGCGCGTGCAAATGCCCGTCGAAACCCACAATTTCGTGGACGCGGCGGCCCAGGGGACGTCGCTGGGCCTGTCCCTCGCATTGAATGTGGGGGCGATGCTGATTGCGTTCCTGGGATTGGTCTATCTGGCGGATCTGCTGCTTGGCGCGGTCGCGGGCGTCAGCTTCAAGGAGGTCGTGGGCTGGCTATTTCAGCCTTTCGCGGTGGTGATGGGGGCGCCGCTGTCCGATGCGAAAACGCTCGGTCAATTGCTGGGAACAAAGACGGTTCTCAACGAGTTTATCGCATATATGCAACTCGAGAGCGCGGAGGGTTTGAGCGAACGGGGGCGAATGATTGCCACCTACGCCCTCTGCGGTTTCGCGAATCCGGGCAGTTTAGGTATTTTGATAGCGGGAATGACCAGTCTCGCCCCGGAACGCCGGAAAGACATCGTTGAACTGGGATTTCGGGCGTTTGCCGGCGGCACGTTGGCCTGTTTCATCACCGCATGCGTGGCCGGAGTGCTCCTCTATGACTGAGAGCGTGATTCCACGAGTACTGACCATTGCCGGGAGCGACAGCGGGGGGGGCGCGGGGATCGAAGCCGATCTCAAGACGTTTACCGCCCTGCGGGTATTCGGGATGGCGGCCATTACGTCGGTCACGGCCCAGAACACCCTCGGCGTGACCGGGGTGCACGATCTGCCGCCCGAGTTTGTCGCGGAGCAAATTGACGACGTCGCCCAGGACATCGGCGTCGATGCGGCCAAGACGGGCATGTTGTCCAGCGCCGCGATTGCCGAAGCCGTGGCGGACAGCGTGGCCCGGAACAAGATCGCCAAACTGGTGGTCGATCCCGTGATGGTAGCCAAGAGCGGGGACCCTCTGTTGCGGGAATCGGCACAGCAGGCCGTGCGCGAACGGATCCTGCCGCTGGCCTACGTTGTAACGCCCAATGTGCCCGAAGCGGAAGTGCTGGCCGGGGCGCCGATAGCCAGCCCGGAGGCCGTCGAAGAAGCGGCAAGGAGGATTCACGGTCTGGGCGCCCGGTTCGTGCTGGTCAAAGGCGGCCACATGGCGGGCAGCGAAGCCGTTGACTATCTTTTCGATGGAGAGACCGTCACGACCTTCTCGGCGCGGCGTATCCCCACGAAGAACACCCACGGTACGGGATGCACCTACTCGGCAGCCATCGCGGCGTATCTCGCCAAAGGACGCCCGGTCACCGAGGCGGTGCGGCTGGCAAAAGACTACCTTTCCGGGGCGATAAAACACAGCTTTCCGCTCGGGTCGGGCCATGGCCCGCTCAATCATTTCTGGCAGGCGAACGGATAGAGTTTCCGCTCGCGACCCGGAGACAGGGCTCGGGACAGAGCGAACGTCTCGCGAGGCAAGGCCGCCTGGTCTGTTCCGGCCGTTTCCTCAGACAGCAGAAGCTCCCGGCATCTCGGGTGCGCCCGTGCGGGGAGTTGCTCCGGTTCGAACGGCGCGCTACACTTGCCGGGCAGGCGAAAATGGGCAACGAGAAAGAGGGACTTGTCATGAAGATTCACGGGCTGTTTCTCCATGCCGTCGTGTGGGGGATTTGTCTGGTGGCCGCCGCTACGGCGGCTGTTGCCGCGGAAGAAGAAAAGGCCGAAGAAAAATGGGTCAGCCTTTTCAACGGCAAGAACCTTGACGGATGGACTCCGAAAATCGCCAAGCACGAGTGCGGCGACAACTTTGCCAACACGTTCCGGGTGGAAGACGGCGTCCTCAAGGTAGGCTACGACGGATACGGGCAGTTCGACGGGCAGTTCGGCCATTTGTTCTATAAAGACCCATTCTCGAGCTACCGGTTGCGGGTAGAGTACCGGTTTGTGGGCGAACAGGCTCCGGGTGGGGCCGACTGGGCTTGGCGCAACAGCGGCATCATGATCCACGGCCAAACGCCCCAAAGCATGGCCAAGGACCAGAGTTTCCCGGTCTCGATCGAAGTGCAGCTGCTCGGTGGCAGGGGCTCGGGCGAGCGGACCACCGGCAATCTGTGCACGCCCGGCACGCACGTCGTGATTGACGGCAAGCTCGAGAAGAAACACTGCATCAACTCAACGTCCAAGACCTACGACGGCGATCAGTGGGTGACCGCCGAGGTCGAGGTGCGCGGCAACACCATAAAGCACATCATCAACGGCGAAACGGTCCTCACGTACACCGACCCGCAATTGGATGACGGCGATGCGGACGCCAGGAAGCTCCTCGATGCGGGACAGAACAAGATGCTCACGGGCGGCACGATCTCATTGCAGTCCGAAAGCCATCCCATCGAATTCCGCAAGGTGGAAATCCTTAAACTCGACAAATGAGGCTCTTGGCGGAACGGCTTCCGGACGACCGCGAACCACCGGCATTCCCCGGCGTGACTGCGTCCTAAGGCTTGGAGATAGGGAACGGGCGCGCGCCGAAACGGCACGATGAGCGTCTGCAACAGGCTTTCGAAGCGTCGTGCTGAACGATGCGGTTGCGTTCCTCAAGAACTGTCGGGAATGGAGCGAAATGCGTACTAACCGTTACCTGCCAAAGGCAGTCTTCATGCTGCTGTTCACCTGGGCAACAGCCAGCCCGGTTCTCGGAGCTTCCCCCGGCAACGCGCCGCTCGGCAATTCCGACGGCCTCGAGGCAGCGGAACAGCCGGTGCGCGTCACCGTGACGCCCGAGGAACTCGTTTCCGAGCCCATCAACCCGATGATCTACGGCAATTTCATCGAGAGCGGATTCGGCCGCCAGGTGGACGGCATGTGGTCGGAGATGTTGTTCAATCGCAGCTTCGAGGAGGTTACGCCTCTCAAGGAGTCTGTTTGGGGATGGCTGAACCGCAAGCCCGAAGACGACCTCGCCGCCGAGGACTGGTGGCACTCGGGTTACGAGGAGCCCCAATGGTACGTCGCTCCCGGCAATCCCGAGGCCCATTTGAACTACTCGGAGTACTGGGACTTCCATCACGGTTTGCGCGCCGCCAGTCTCAACAACCGCAACAATACCTCCAAGGCGACGCTCGCGCAGGACGGCCTCTGCCTGCGCCCGGGCATTACCTACCGTTTCAGCGGCTACCTGCGGCATGGCGAGATTGCGGACCGGGACGTGCCGCCCATAGACGTCACCGTGGGCTTGTACAAAGAGGCGCAGACCGGCGACTCGCTTGTCAGCGGGACCCTTCGCGGCGTCGCAGGCCCGTGGCAGCGTTATGAATGCGAGTTGGCCAACGGCGGTTTCGAGGGCAGGGCCACGTTGGGGATTACGGTCCCGCCCGGCGCGAACGTCTCTCTGGATGGACTCTCGTTGATGCCGCTGGACCACGTGCACGGCTGGCGCCGGGACGTGGCCGGGGCGCTCAAGCAGGTGCGCCCGCGCATCCTGCGCTGGCCCGGCGGCTGTTTTGCCTCGTTCTACCACTGGCGTGACGGTATTGGCCCCGCGCACGAGCGCCGTCCCCGCGAAAGCACCTACTGGGGCGGACTGGAAAACAACGATGTCGGCACCGCCGAATTCGTATCCCTCTGCCGCGAGATCGGCGCCGAGCCGTTCATCTGCGCCAACGTCATGACAGGCAGTCCTGCCGAAGCCGCGGAATGGGTCGCCTATTGCAACGCTTCCGCCGAACATCCCATGGGCGCGCTGCGCGCACAACAGGGCTACCCCGAACCGTTCGGCGTCACCTATTGGGAACTCGACAACGAGACCTATCGAGAATACGGCGCGCTCGAGTATGCCCAGCGCTGCGCCGAATTCGCCCAGGCCATGAAGGCCGCCGGCCCCGGCATCAAACTCGTCATGGTCGGATATTGGCGGTTTCATGCGTTTCTGCCCGAAATGCTCGAGATCGCCGGGCCCCATATCGACTTCGTAACCGACCGCGAACTCGACGAGGGCTATCTGCGCGGCGTTCTCGAAACCCTGCGCGCCTACAACGCCAAATCCGGACGCAACATCCGGTTGTGCAACACCGAATGGCTGGCCCCGAGCGAAGACGTGCCGGTTGTCCTGGACACCGCTGAACAGGCTTCCGGCGGCTTGAAAGCCACGCTCCAGAACCGGCAAATCCGCTGGCGGTACGCCATGAACGCCGCGAAGCAGCTTCTCGTGTTTCAACGCCTGGGCGGGGAGTTCGTCTTCGCCAACTTCAACAATCTTGCGAATACCTGGGGGCAGAACGTGATCGAATGCCCGAAAGAAGGCTGTTACCTGTCCGCGACGGGAAGGGTATTCGAATTGTTCTCGGCGTGTCCCGCCGCGTGGCCTCTCCGGCTCGAAAGCGGCGTCGCGGATTCCGGCGTCGTGACGCAGGCCGCGTGGGACGCCCCGCGCGAGCGGTTAATCCTCATCGCGCTCAACTACCGGCGCGAAAAAACCGAGATTCGCTGGGACCTGTCTCAACTGCCCATCGACGCTGCCGGGGCGACCGTCACGGTGCTTTCCGCGCCTTCCGCCGCATCGTTCAATACCCTCGAGAACCCCGACGCCGTTGAAAAGAGCGAGAAGAAGGCCAAGCTTGCAGGACACACCATGTCCTTCACTCTGCCTCCAAACAGCGTAGTGATGGCGGTGATAGGATGAGGGACGCCGCCCAGACAGGGGATCGGGCGCCGCATTCGGCGGCCCCGAGGCGCATTTTCTGGAAAGTCTTATGGAGGGCCCTGTTCGCTATGCTTGTTCTCAGTCAGGCGGCCTGCGCGGAGCCCATACCCGATATCCGAAGCGTGGAACCCGATTTGACGGTTCCCGAGATGACCGAAGGAGCTGCGGCACCGGGGTCCCGGGTCAAACAGACGGCGCCGGGCTACGAAAACACGCAGGTGTATCACGCGCTGTTCCTGCCAATCGATTGGAAACCCGATGCGCGGTATCCGGTAATTGTCGAGTACGCCGGAAACAAGTACGGGCCCGACGGGCACGGCGACATTTGTACGGGCCGGGTCGAGGACAGCAAACTCGGGTACGGCATCTCGGGCGGCAAGGGGTTCATCTGGGTCTGCATGCCTTACCTGAACGGCAGCGGGACCGCGAACGTTTCCACGTGGTGGGGGGACGAAGGGGAGTACCAGGTCCGGCCGACGATTGACTACTGCAAGACGGCCGTCCGTTTCATCTGCCAAGAGTACGGGGGAGACGCGGACGCGGTTATCCTGGCAGGTTTCTCGCGCGGCTCGATCGCCTGCAACTACATCGGATTGCACGACGACGAAATTGCGCGGTTGTGGCGTGCCTTCATTCCTTACGCCAACTACGACGGCCTGTACACCTCATGGCCGTATCCCGATTGCGGCCGCGCCTCCGCCCGGGAGCGCCTCAAACGCCTCAACGGGCGGCCTCAGTTCATCTGTCAGGAAATCCTTCCGGACAACAGGGCGTCCATCAGTCTCGGGGCAATTCAGGAGATGATAGACTCTTTTGGAGTGGAAGCCCCCTTCACCTTCACTCCGACCGGCTTCCGCAATCACAACGACGCCTGGATTCTCCGGCCCAGCCCCGCCCGTGACGCCCTGCGCGCATGGGTGAGGTCGTGTCTGGAGAAGCGGAAGCCGTAGCGCTCTCGCGGCCCGAAAGTCTCGCTCTAACTGCGCAAGAGAACATCACGATGTCGAAGAGGCCAAGACATCGGCCTCCCGCTTTCCGTTCTGCCGGAACTCCCAGACCGTGCCGATATACGTGAAAACATAGCCGAGCACGACGATAAGGAGCCCATAACTCGCGTAGCGGATGCTGTCGTACACCAGGAACGCCATGAGTGCGACACCCGCGGCCAGCAGCGCCAACATGGTCCCGCGGCGCGCTTTGGCGTCCGCGGGAATGGATAGAAATGGCAGCGCAGCCGCTCCCGCCGCCAGGAGGAGAATTGTCCAGCCGAGCCCGTTCCGGATGTCCGGGCCAGAGTAAGTGAACGTATGGTTCGTGTTTTCCAGCATGTTTCCCTGGAACTGTTCCCAGGTCTGGCGCAGGGGCACGGGCAACGTGTCCGGCAAGATGGCGTTCAACTCGAACGAAAACCAGGGCAGAAAGAAGCCGACGAGCACGATGAACGCCCCGACGGCGAGCATGGTACGCGAACGCGCCGCGCCGGGTGAGAGGCCCGAACGCGACGGCGCCGGTTCGCCAAGGGCATAGAGCAGTTCCGCGCTTTCCTCGACACTTATTTTGCCTTCCTGCAGCATGGTCAGCACGCGCCGGCGCTCTTCACCCAGTTGTGCATCCCGCGCACCCGCCCTGAGCGGCTGGGGGGACATCGGCCCGCCAAGGGTAATAGCTGGAAAGAGCAGCAGCGCGCCGAATCCGCCCAGCAGTAGCAGCCAGAACGAATACGCGAGGCCCAGCCACCCAAACAGGGCCATCAAGATTACCCAGGACACGTGGCGCGGACTGAGCCACGCGCGTATCCCCTCGACGCCGCCCGCCCGTTCCGGGCCGGTCAACAGGCGGCCGGTCCATTTAAGATAGAGATGGATGAGAAAGGGCAGGGCCACGAAGGCGAAGAGCACGGTGCAGGGCACGGCCAACAAGCTGCGAAGCGCCTGCATCGTCGCTTCAGGAGAGTCCGTCAGAGTGCGTGGCAGACCATGAACAATGGCGTCCAATGGCATGGCCAGCTCTACACCCCGCCAGAATGCCGTAGCGCCTGCGGCCAGGGTAATCGCCAGAGTGAGCAACGCCGTATGGTGGAGGCGGAGCTTCCAACGCCGCCAGTTCGTGAAGAAATTCAGAATGCCCAGCAGGCCGGACCACGCCGTCACCACAGCAGCAAGCCCCAGGTAGAATACCTCGCTCACACGGACCACCTGTTCCATCATGACCTCCCTCGCAAAAGCCGCACCGCCTCTTTTGCCGTGATCTCCCCGCGCTCCAACCGCTCCAGCACCTGATTCCGGTCAAGGGGCTCCAGGACGCTGGCGAGTATCTCATTCACCAGCTCCAACCGCTTGCAGACCGTCGGATAGGAGATCCCTAAAGCCTTCTCCGCTTCGCGAATGTTGCCCCTGCACCGCAGAAACACCTGCACGAAGTGCTGAAGGTCTTCCGGCAGCGCGAAGAAGGGGGGGATCCCCAGTTGCGTGTCAATGGTCGTGCCGCACTCCGAGCAGCGCAACCGGGCGATTCCCATCGCACTATCGCAAACCGGACACTGTGAGACGATTCTTTTAGGCATTATGTTCTCCAAGCTCCTAATAATTTACTTATAGATCAAAGATTTTAATATGTCAATTGAAATTTTTAACATAGGTTTGCTCTTGCCATGGCTGCGATGGGCTTTCTTGGTGAAAACCGCGCCCGGACATCGTGTATAATCGGGGCGGTTTGGATCGTGCGTTTGCAACCGTCCAGGAGGACCCGTATGCCGGGACAGCGCAAAGACATGAGTCGTAGAGACTTCGTAGGTACCGTGTCGCGGATGGCTGCGCTCGGCGGGGGCCTGTATTTGATGGGCGATGCGGCGGCACATACGCAAGCCGAAGTTGCGCTTCAAAAATGGAGTGCGGCGTGGCGGCCCGAGCCGCCCAAGCGTCTGTCTGACCTGACGCACGAGCTGGCCGCACGGGCGCTCGGCGGTGAACATGGCCGCTCGATGGTCAAGACGGATTTCGCCCTCGACGAAAGCGCCGTGGCCGCGTTGTCGCCGGACCTTCGCTATGCCAAGGCTTGTCAACTGGTCGCCGAACGGGCTCCTCTTCGCATCCTTCCCGGCGAGAAAGTAGTGGGCTCAGCGACATTGATCGAGGCAGCCGCTCATCAAACCCCTGCGGCGGGCATCTCGAGCATCAGCCATACCACGCTGGGATTCGACCGCGTGTTGCAAGAAGGCTACGGGGGACTCCGGAAACGCATTGAAGAGCGTCTGGCCCGGGGCGGTTTCGAAAACCAATATGCGGCGCCCGCGTATCTCGCCGAGGATTCTCCCGGCAAGGTATTTCGCACCAGCGGCAACGCCGCTCACTGGGCCTCGGCGGCGCCCCGCGCCGAATACGACACACCGCCCCTCACGGTCGAGTGCCGCGCCAGGATCAATTCCAAAGACGGTTTCAACGTGCTCGTGTTGAATCGCAACAAGGACAGCAGCCGGCACTGGGAGATTTATTCGTATGCTGGCACGGGCTGTTTCAGCGCTTACTTGCCGGGCTATGCCCCCGCCGAGGTGAAATCCGGCCGGTTCATCGCCGACGGCCAATGGCATCATCTCGCCATGACGTTCGACGGTGTACGCGTCGCGCTGTTTGTCGACGGAGAACAAGTCGCGTCGGAAGCGGTTCAGGCGAAAGAAGCGCCGGACGCTGGTGAGGGCGCGTTGTACTTTGGCGCCTACCCTCCCCATAGCATCGGATGCGACGGGGCCATCGCGGAAGTGCGCATCTCGAACGCCATTCGCGACATCGCCCCGGGCGGCGCGCCCTTGGAGGCCGAGCCGCATACCGCCGGCCTGTGGCGTGTGGGCGAAGCGGACGGCAAGCCCGCTCTCGCCGACGCGTCGCGCTTTAACAACACCGCCAGTTTCAGCCCGGGCCCGCGCACCAGCGAAGACCTGCTCACGTCGATGCTGATGTGCCTCGACGCGGCGTCGGCATGGCATCAGCGGTACATGGACGAGTTGACCCGTCTTGCCGAGACCTCGACGGGCGAAGAGCGGCAAAACTATCTCGAAGTGCGCGAAACCCTGCGCCGCGTCCCTGAGAACCCGCCCCAGACCTTCCGCGAAGCCGTCCAGTCGCTGTGGTTCATGTACGCGTTCCAGCGGCTTATGGGCACGTGGTCGGGAATTGGGCGCATTGACGCCATGCTGGGACCCTATTTGGAACGCGACCTCGCTGAGGGGCGCATCGCGCTCGATGAAGCGCGCGAGTTGCTGGCCCATTTCTGGATCAAGGGCTGCGAGTGGATTGGCGCGTTTGACACCCGCGGGTCCGGCGACGCCCAGCATTACCAGAATATCGTGTTGAGCGGCATCGGTCCCGACG
This window of the Candidatus Hydrogenedentota bacterium genome carries:
- a CDS encoding pyruvate formate lyase family protein — its product is MPGQRKDMSRRDFVGTVSRMAALGGGLYLMGDAAAHTQAEVALQKWSAAWRPEPPKRLSDLTHELAARALGGEHGRSMVKTDFALDESAVAALSPDLRYAKACQLVAERAPLRILPGEKVVGSATLIEAAAHQTPAAGISSISHTTLGFDRVLQEGYGGLRKRIEERLARGGFENQYAAPAYLAEDSPGKVFRTSGNAAHWASAAPRAEYDTPPLTVECRARINSKDGFNVLVLNRNKDSSRHWEIYSYAGTGCFSAYLPGYAPAEVKSGRFIADGQWHHLAMTFDGVRVALFVDGEQVASEAVQAKEAPDAGEGALYFGAYPPHSIGCDGAIAEVRISNAIRDIAPGGAPLEAEPHTAGLWRVGEADGKPALADASRFNNTASFSPGPRTSEDLLTSMLMCLDAASAWHQRYMDELTRLAETSTGEERQNYLEVRETLRRVPENPPQTFREAVQSLWFMYAFQRLMGTWSGIGRIDAMLGPYLERDLAEGRIALDEARELLAHFWIKGCEWIGAFDTRGSGDAQHYQNIVLSGIGPDGKDVTNAVTYLVLDVVEELHISDFPIAVRLNSTSPEQLLRRMAEVQRHGGGIVAAYNEEVAIEGLVKFGYPLEEARAFANDGCWETIIPGKTCFIYRPFDGLSILQDALALRGREPVDYPDFEALYAACLERLARAIDEHHRAADGWALNGMPTPLVSMFVDGCVEKGRSYHDRGATYTVFAAHIGRLANVANSLLVIKKLVYEDNYLTLPEFLDVVRNDWEGQENLRQLVLNRSTFYGNDDDEADAMAVRVFNDYTDLVARVRERNGVLRPAGISTFGREIEWRNTGSSPDGHRCGELLATNCSPSPGTDKQGPTAVLRSYCKLDFTRSPNGATVELKIHPESVKGEKGVDAMVALMRTFVSLGGWFMHTDVVDSAMLLDAQRHPEKYPNLSVRIAGWSARFATLTKDWQDMVINRTQQIV